In Calditerrivibrio sp., the following proteins share a genomic window:
- a CDS encoding universal stress protein, whose translation MINVKKILVPTDFSEASCKALKKATEIAEAFGSEIILLHVKVIDVAIIEQYLSEEVIKELQEATMKDIEEKFAEQIQKCSKPNIKITTCIKEGVAYNEILKAEIEMDIDLVVIASHTKTFFEDVFFGSTTEKVVRRSKKSVLVVRD comes from the coding sequence ATGATAAATGTAAAAAAGATTTTGGTTCCAACAGATTTTTCTGAAGCTTCTTGTAAAGCATTAAAGAAAGCCACTGAAATAGCTGAAGCTTTTGGCTCAGAAATTATTCTGTTACACGTTAAGGTGATCGATGTGGCTATAATCGAGCAATATCTTTCAGAAGAGGTGATCAAAGAGTTACAAGAAGCCACCATGAAAGATATAGAAGAAAAATTTGCAGAACAGATACAAAAATGTTCAAAACCCAATATCAAAATCACCACATGTATAAAAGAAGGTGTAGCATACAATGAAATCTTAAAAGCAGAAATAGAGATGGATATAGATTTAGTTGTAATTGCATCCCATACAAAAACATTTTTTGAGGACGTCTTTTTCGGTAGTACTACTGAAAAAGTGGTCAGAAGATCTAAAAAATCTGTATTAGTAGTGAGGGATTAG
- the rsxC gene encoding electron transport complex subunit RsxC, whose translation MQRFSFPGGVHPEYNKEKTASKKIEPLTYEIGEVLQIPITQHLGAPSKELVKKKDIVKVGQKIANMSGFISSNLHSPFNGEVEGLVLASHPILGYVPAVRLKIMDLNDDYMRIQNKEKIQDLVAEAGIVGLGGATFPTHVKLSPPKRIDTLIVNGAECEPFLTCDHRLMVENAEEILLGALIVKDKLNIENLIVAVEDNKLDAYQVFEKYKIKYTFDLQLLHTKYPQGGEKQLIYATTGRVVPEGRLPLDVGVIVHNVGTFKAIYEAWTFGKPLYERVVTVTGAVKDPKNLLVKIGTPISKLIDACGGFLGKPKKIIMGGPMMGFAATSMDTPTMKGTSGLVVLREEDLPDMKKTNCIRCGRCVQACPMGLVPAIMEQYSLNEMYEKLIDWHVVNCIECGCCSYVCPARRPLVGYFKTAKRQVMNILKQRSQK comes from the coding sequence ATGCAGAGATTTTCATTTCCTGGTGGAGTTCATCCTGAATACAACAAAGAAAAAACAGCATCTAAAAAGATTGAACCATTGACCTATGAGATTGGAGAGGTATTACAAATACCTATAACTCAACACTTGGGTGCTCCTTCAAAAGAACTTGTAAAAAAGAAGGATATTGTTAAAGTTGGTCAAAAAATTGCCAACATGTCAGGTTTTATAAGCAGCAATCTGCATTCCCCTTTTAACGGTGAAGTGGAAGGGTTGGTGCTCGCATCTCATCCTATACTTGGCTATGTCCCAGCAGTAAGATTGAAGATAATGGATCTAAACGATGACTATATGAGAATTCAAAACAAAGAGAAGATCCAAGATTTGGTTGCTGAGGCTGGTATTGTGGGGCTTGGTGGAGCTACATTTCCCACTCATGTAAAACTTAGTCCTCCTAAAAGAATTGATACTTTGATTGTTAATGGTGCAGAATGTGAGCCTTTTTTGACATGTGATCATAGATTAATGGTGGAAAATGCCGAGGAGATCCTTTTAGGAGCGTTGATCGTTAAAGATAAACTTAATATAGAAAATCTCATTGTAGCTGTAGAGGATAACAAACTCGATGCTTATCAGGTATTTGAAAAATATAAAATAAAATACACCTTTGATCTTCAACTTTTACATACTAAATACCCCCAGGGGGGTGAAAAGCAGTTGATCTATGCTACTACTGGTAGAGTTGTGCCTGAAGGTAGATTACCTTTGGATGTAGGTGTAATAGTTCACAACGTTGGAACTTTTAAGGCTATTTATGAAGCGTGGACATTTGGAAAACCATTGTACGAAAGGGTTGTAACCGTTACTGGCGCAGTAAAAGATCCAAAAAACCTTTTGGTGAAAATAGGAACACCTATTTCAAAACTTATAGATGCCTGTGGAGGTTTTTTAGGTAAACCTAAGAAGATCATCATGGGGGGGCCGATGATGGGTTTTGCTGCTACATCGATGGATACACCTACTATGAAGGGGACAAGTGGTTTGGTTGTGTTGCGGGAAGAAGACTTACCAGATATGAAAAAGACAAATTGTATAAGATGTGGCAGATGTGTTCAGGCTTGTCCCATGGGTCTTGTTCCTGCCATTATGGAGCAATATAGTCTAAATGAGATGTATGAAAAGCTTATAGATTGGCATGTAGTAAATTGTATAGAATGTGGATGCTGTAGTTATGTTTGTCCAGCAAGAAGACCCCTTGTCGGGTATTTCAAAACCGCTAAGAGACAGGTAATGAATATTTTAAAACAGAGGTCTCAAAAATGA
- the rph gene encoding ribonuclease PH, whose translation MRIDGRDNKQLREIRVVKNYIRYPEGSVLIEYGLTKVICNVSVTDGVPPFLKGTNTGWLTAEYSMLPRATHIRNQRESQKGKLSGRTQEISRLIGRSLRTSIDLTKIGERTIVVDCDVIQADGGTRTASITGGCIALYLASEKMMRDFGIENPMKELVAAVSLGIVNGEIMLDLCYEEDSVAEVDMNLVANSNLEIIEIQGTSEKSPFNKTVLDEMLQVGLYGINQLVYIQRKVLEMV comes from the coding sequence ATGAGAATAGATGGAAGGGATAATAAACAGTTAAGAGAGATAAGAGTAGTAAAAAATTATATAAGGTATCCAGAAGGGTCGGTGTTGATAGAGTATGGTTTAACCAAAGTGATATGTAATGTCTCTGTTACAGACGGTGTACCGCCTTTTTTAAAAGGTACGAATACTGGTTGGTTAACAGCTGAATATTCTATGTTGCCAAGGGCAACGCATATCAGGAATCAAAGGGAATCTCAAAAGGGTAAATTAAGTGGCAGAACTCAGGAGATTTCAAGACTTATTGGAAGATCCTTAAGAACATCTATCGATCTTACTAAGATTGGTGAAAGAACTATAGTAGTGGACTGTGACGTTATACAGGCGGATGGAGGGACAAGGACTGCTTCTATTACTGGCGGTTGTATTGCTCTTTATTTGGCTTCAGAGAAGATGATGAGAGATTTTGGTATAGAAAATCCTATGAAAGAGCTTGTAGCTGCAGTTAGTTTGGGGATTGTCAATGGGGAGATCATGCTTGATCTCTGTTATGAAGAGGATTCTGTTGCAGAAGTTGACATGAATCTTGTGGCAAATAGTAACTTGGAGATTATTGAAATTCAGGGGACATCAGAAAAATCCCCTTTTAATAAAACTGTTTTAGATGAAATGCTTCAAGTGGGCTTATATGGCATAAATCAGCTTGTGTATATACAGAGAAAAGTTCTTGAAATGGTATGA
- a CDS encoding electron transport complex subunit E, which translates to MNLTILKEGIWKNNGVFKQVLGMCPTLAVTTSVKNGLGMGLATTFVLICSNVVISLIKDLIPSKIRIPVFIVVIASFVTIVDLAMNAYLHDLHKVLGLFIPLIVVNCIILGRAESFASKNSVLSSMLDGVGIGIGFTLALAILGALREILGNGSIFGVDLFGESFAPAIAMIMPPGAFIGLGFIMFFITFFEKRKNSKR; encoded by the coding sequence ATGAATCTAACTATACTAAAAGAAGGGATATGGAAAAATAATGGTGTTTTCAAACAAGTTTTGGGCATGTGTCCAACTCTTGCCGTAACTACATCTGTTAAAAACGGTTTGGGTATGGGACTTGCAACGACTTTTGTTTTAATATGTTCAAATGTTGTTATATCTCTTATTAAGGATCTCATACCATCAAAGATCAGAATACCGGTTTTTATAGTTGTAATAGCAAGTTTTGTTACAATTGTAGATTTGGCGATGAATGCTTATTTACATGATCTTCATAAAGTTTTAGGTCTGTTTATTCCCCTTATAGTAGTAAATTGTATCATATTGGGTAGAGCAGAGAGTTTCGCATCGAAAAACTCTGTTTTATCCTCTATGCTTGATGGAGTGGGCATAGGCATAGGATTTACTTTGGCGCTTGCGATTTTAGGGGCATTAAGGGAGATACTTGGCAATGGATCGATTTTTGGAGTGGATCTCTTTGGGGAAAGCTTTGCACCTGCGATAGCTATGATCATGCCTCCAGGTGCTTTTATCGGGCTTGGATTTATTATGTTTTTTATCACTTTTTTTGAAAAAAGAAAGAATAGCAAGAGGTAG
- a CDS encoding XTP/dITP diphosphatase — protein sequence MKLLLSTKNRHKLREIKEILEPVGIVVESVYDYVNIGDIEETGSTFEENAALKAIEISKYVDEYVIADDSGISVDYLGGAPGVYSARFAGKNATDDENNNLLLNKLQDIPFEKRDAKYECVIALAKSGRLVKTFYGDCKGYIGFEYRGENGFGYDPIFVLEDGRHMAELSPEEKNRISHRYKALVKLRDFLTSNFR from the coding sequence ATGAAGTTACTTTTATCTACAAAGAATAGACATAAATTACGAGAGATAAAGGAGATTTTAGAACCGGTGGGTATTGTTGTAGAATCTGTTTATGACTATGTGAATATAGGTGATATAGAAGAGACAGGTAGCACTTTTGAAGAAAATGCAGCTTTAAAGGCTATCGAAATATCTAAGTATGTTGATGAATATGTTATTGCGGATGATTCTGGTATTTCTGTGGATTATCTTGGTGGTGCTCCAGGGGTTTATTCGGCAAGGTTTGCAGGTAAAAATGCCACAGATGATGAAAATAATAACCTTTTACTGAATAAGTTACAAGATATCCCCTTTGAAAAAAGGGATGCTAAATATGAGTGTGTGATAGCTCTTGCCAAATCAGGAAGACTTGTAAAGACCTTTTATGGTGATTGTAAGGGTTATATAGGTTTTGAGTATAGAGGTGAGAATGGTTTTGGCTATGATCCGATTTTTGTTCTGGAAGATGGCAGGCATATGGCTGAGTTATCCCCTGAAGAGAAAAACAGAATCAGTCACAGATATAAGGCATTGGTTAAACTGAGGGATTTTTTAACAAGCAATTTTAGATGA
- a CDS encoding penicillin-binding transpeptidase domain-containing protein, with the protein MIFLDMYGKKFFEKTVIYSGDLSLADIDDISMKFLMHRCQQTKKTNPFYSYLFGLNGDSLNKIFWGCLPKSFDNSFVEYAFYNYIFKNADLKMLGKTILNRLQYDNMTYGLQGLSRKIFGRDYSNLNHSEKLYLFYLFDRAEQSMKFEEYKQAVYKIYDKSRLNFSSEKRIDDFPHVSQIVLKELTEMGFAVLPHETIVETSFDSRLYVKVIDTLISYFDKKDSALQSAGIIVNAKTGEILTIFGSKNGNGRLNRSLHLRRQIGSVYKPVVYIAAFEKGISPLDIIEDKPTVYGKGKNAYAPKNFEDFYMGKTKVENALIYSLNNGTLQVALKTGLDNVAKMSEKLGLPAKPLLGFCLGSGEYNVIEVANYISVIANDGVKKRIGFVKSLKNKDDNSSIFVSESEERVFSNSTAEIIRKILEKVVRIGTAKGAGLMKGTFGKTGTTNDSRDVWFASGFGDYVIVVWIGRDDYKPMGEKATGGGLAAPLVAKLQRVVLER; encoded by the coding sequence ATGATATTTTTAGATATGTATGGAAAAAAGTTCTTTGAAAAGACAGTTATTTACAGCGGTGACTTGTCCTTAGCGGATATTGATGACATTTCTATGAAGTTTTTAATGCACAGATGCCAACAGACAAAAAAAACTAATCCATTTTATAGTTATCTTTTCGGGTTAAATGGAGACAGTTTGAATAAGATATTTTGGGGTTGTTTGCCAAAGAGCTTCGACAACAGTTTTGTGGAGTATGCTTTTTATAACTATATTTTTAAAAATGCAGACCTTAAAATGCTTGGAAAAACGATTTTAAATAGGCTCCAATATGACAATATGACTTATGGGTTGCAGGGGTTGTCCCGTAAAATTTTTGGGCGTGATTACTCAAACTTAAATCATAGCGAAAAACTTTACCTTTTTTATCTCTTTGATAGAGCTGAACAATCTATGAAATTTGAAGAATATAAACAAGCGGTGTATAAGATCTATGATAAGAGTAGGTTAAACTTTAGTAGTGAAAAAAGAATTGATGATTTTCCCCATGTTTCTCAGATTGTTTTAAAGGAATTAACAGAAATGGGGTTTGCAGTTTTACCACATGAAACCATTGTGGAGACAAGTTTTGACAGTAGATTATATGTGAAAGTTATTGATACATTAATATCATATTTTGATAAGAAGGATTCGGCTTTACAGTCTGCTGGAATAATTGTTAATGCCAAAACCGGTGAGATACTTACGATCTTCGGTTCGAAAAATGGTAATGGACGATTGAATAGATCCCTCCATTTGAGAAGACAGATAGGATCTGTCTATAAGCCTGTGGTATATATAGCGGCTTTTGAAAAGGGGATTAGTCCTTTGGATATTATAGAGGATAAACCAACAGTATATGGAAAAGGTAAAAATGCTTATGCACCAAAAAATTTCGAAGATTTCTATATGGGTAAGACAAAGGTAGAGAATGCACTTATTTATTCCCTTAATAATGGGACGTTACAGGTGGCGTTAAAAACTGGTCTTGACAATGTAGCAAAGATGTCTGAAAAGCTTGGATTACCTGCTAAACCTCTTCTTGGTTTCTGTCTTGGTTCTGGTGAATACAATGTTATTGAGGTGGCTAACTATATAAGCGTTATTGCTAATGATGGAGTTAAGAAACGTATAGGATTTGTGAAATCTCTAAAAAATAAAGATGATAATTCCTCAATATTTGTTTCAGAAAGTGAAGAAAGAGTTTTTTCCAATTCTACTGCGGAAATTATAAGAAAGATACTTGAAAAAGTTGTGAGAATAGGTACTGCAAAAGGTGCTGGTTTAATGAAAGGAACCTTTGGAAAAACTGGGACAACAAACGATTCCAGAGATGTGTGGTTTGCTTCTGGCTTTGGTGATTATGTCATTGTTGTTTGGATAGGAAGGGACGATTACAAACCGATGGGGGAAAAAGCCACAGGCGGTGGATTAGCTGCACCGTTGGTAGCTAAATTACAGAGGGTTGTTCTTGAAAGATAG
- a CDS encoding RnfABCDGE type electron transport complex subunit B, translating to MIEPVIVLGLAGTIAGTGLWIASKKFSVQKDERVVKLIDILPAANCGGCGYPGCAAFAEALISGEAGISGCPVGGNDVAMKIAEILGVEFTSTYKKVARVRCNGGHSNCEERYDYEGPGDCHSIVMLAGGIKFCIYGCVGGGSCVTACKFDAMYMNEEGLPSIDEEKCTACAACVKACPRKLIEIVPYDKKFLVSCRSFDKGVDAKAFCKVACIACKLCQKNCPSDAIVVENNLAYIIPDKCTNCGKCEEICPTKAIKRYD from the coding sequence ATGATAGAGCCTGTAATTGTTTTGGGTTTGGCTGGAACTATTGCTGGGACGGGGCTTTGGATAGCTTCGAAAAAGTTTTCTGTTCAAAAGGATGAAAGGGTCGTAAAACTAATAGATATATTACCTGCTGCTAATTGTGGTGGATGTGGTTATCCCGGTTGTGCTGCTTTCGCAGAGGCATTGATAAGTGGTGAAGCAGGTATTTCTGGATGTCCAGTTGGTGGCAATGATGTGGCTATGAAGATAGCGGAGATACTTGGTGTAGAGTTTACAAGTACCTATAAGAAGGTAGCCAGAGTCAGGTGTAATGGGGGCCATTCCAATTGCGAGGAAAGATACGATTATGAAGGTCCAGGAGATTGCCATAGTATTGTAATGTTGGCTGGGGGGATTAAATTTTGTATATATGGCTGTGTTGGTGGTGGAAGTTGCGTTACTGCCTGTAAATTTGATGCCATGTATATGAATGAAGAAGGCTTACCCTCCATCGATGAAGAAAAATGCACTGCATGTGCAGCTTGTGTAAAGGCATGCCCTAGAAAGCTTATTGAGATTGTTCCTTATGATAAGAAATTTTTGGTAAGCTGTAGATCTTTTGATAAGGGTGTGGATGCCAAGGCATTTTGCAAAGTAGCTTGTATAGCCTGTAAACTGTGTCAAAAAAATTGTCCATCTGATGCAATAGTAGTGGAGAATAACTTAGCATACATCATTCCAGATAAATGTACAAACTGTGGAAAGTGCGAGGAGATTTGTCCTACTAAGGCCATTAAGAGATATGATTAA
- a CDS encoding RnfABCDGE type electron transport complex subunit G, with protein sequence MKSSLNMIYILTIVTGIAAFLLAITYKGTKDKIEEAYRLELIKALNIVLPKYDNKPDTDKIDVDGKTVYLAKLAGTTVGYALKSKSSKGYSGDIDILVGFDKNGKVYGVEILKHAETPGLGNKIENESFKKQFVGLGKDDKIMVKKDGGNIDQFSGATISPRAVCEAVTIAVKFLNEKVLPLQGGKE encoded by the coding sequence ATGAAAAGTAGTTTGAACATGATTTATATACTTACGATAGTGACAGGTATAGCTGCCTTTTTATTGGCTATTACCTATAAGGGAACAAAGGATAAGATTGAAGAGGCTTATAGGTTGGAATTGATAAAGGCATTGAATATAGTGCTGCCTAAATACGATAACAAGCCAGATACAGATAAAATAGATGTGGACGGAAAAACGGTCTATCTTGCAAAATTGGCAGGTACCACTGTTGGGTATGCTTTAAAAAGTAAGTCGTCAAAGGGTTATAGTGGTGATATTGACATCCTTGTTGGTTTTGATAAAAATGGTAAAGTGTACGGTGTGGAGATTTTAAAACATGCTGAAACTCCTGGTCTTGGTAATAAGATAGAAAATGAGAGTTTTAAAAAACAGTTTGTGGGTTTAGGAAAAGATGACAAGATTATGGTGAAAAAGGATGGTGGTAACATAGATCAATTTAGTGGAGCTACAATAAGTCCAAGAGCTGTCTGTGAAGCCGTTACGATAGCAGTGAAATTTTTAAATGAAAAAGTTCTCCCCCTACAAGGAGGCAAGGAATGA
- a CDS encoding RnfABCDGE type electron transport complex subunit D, translating to MSDKLLVTFSPHIRDEMTTSKVMLHVVYALLPAIAVSIYFFGYFAVKTYLLTIFFTLIFEYIFLKLRKRAITLHDNSALVTGILLAMNLPPDSPWWLIAVGSFIAIVIGKQIYGGLGQNPFNPALVARVFLLISWPAQMTNWIKPVPLHQSFFFDAVSTATPLGQAKAEIIANGKIIGNYNDVFNYAGGYMAGSLGEVAAFAIVLGGLYLLYKRIISYHIPVFYLVGFLVIVVPYWLIHPEKSLNPLVHLTTGGLMLGVFFMATDMVTSPVTKKGQVIFGIGCGILTAVIRIFGSYPEGVSFAILIMNAFVPLIDYYLRPKSFGEVVDEK from the coding sequence ATGAGTGATAAACTTTTAGTGACTTTTTCACCGCACATTAGGGATGAGATGACCACTTCAAAAGTGATGTTGCATGTTGTCTATGCCCTTTTACCTGCTATCGCTGTTTCCATCTATTTTTTTGGTTATTTTGCCGTTAAGACTTATTTACTTACAATTTTTTTTACGTTGATATTTGAATATATTTTCTTGAAATTACGAAAAAGAGCCATCACTTTACATGATAATAGTGCACTTGTTACAGGTATTTTACTTGCTATGAACTTACCTCCAGATTCTCCATGGTGGTTAATTGCGGTGGGGTCTTTTATAGCTATTGTTATTGGTAAACAGATCTATGGAGGACTGGGGCAAAATCCCTTTAATCCTGCACTTGTGGCAAGGGTTTTTCTTCTCATATCTTGGCCTGCTCAGATGACAAACTGGATAAAACCAGTACCCCTACACCAATCTTTTTTCTTTGATGCTGTATCCACAGCGACACCATTGGGGCAAGCAAAAGCTGAGATAATCGCTAATGGTAAAATAATTGGTAACTATAATGATGTATTCAACTATGCTGGTGGTTATATGGCTGGGTCTCTGGGGGAAGTAGCTGCATTTGCTATAGTATTAGGTGGTCTGTACCTTTTATATAAGAGAATAATCTCCTATCATATACCTGTTTTCTATCTTGTGGGTTTTTTAGTTATCGTTGTTCCATATTGGCTTATACACCCAGAGAAAAGTCTGAATCCTTTAGTACATCTTACAACAGGTGGTTTAATGTTGGGTGTTTTTTTTATGGCTACGGATATGGTAACAAGCCCGGTGACTAAAAAGGGGCAGGTAATCTTTGGTATAGGTTGTGGTATTTTGACTGCTGTCATAAGGATTTTTGGTAGTTACCCTGAGGGTGTTTCTTTTGCGATTTTGATAATGAATGCCTTTGTTCCTTTGATTGATTACTACCTTAGACCAAAAAGTTTTGGGGAGGTGGTAGATGAAAAGTAG
- a CDS encoding cytidine/deoxycytidylate deaminase family protein, translated as MRPDWDEYFFKIINVVKERSTCIRRQVGAVIVKENHILATGYNGVPTGISHCSDVGCIRAKLNVPSGQRHELCRGLHAEQNAIIQSAKYGVCIDGSTIYTNTKPCSICSKMIINAGIREIVYQEYYDDQLADDLLKETSIIVRQYEKMR; from the coding sequence AAAATTATAAATGTAGTTAAAGAGCGCTCTACTTGTATTAGACGCCAGGTTGGTGCTGTAATAGTTAAAGAAAATCATATACTTGCCACAGGGTATAATGGAGTTCCAACAGGTATCAGTCACTGCTCTGATGTGGGATGTATAAGAGCAAAACTTAATGTACCATCCGGTCAAAGACATGAGCTTTGTAGAGGGTTGCATGCCGAGCAGAATGCAATCATACAATCTGCGAAATATGGTGTTTGTATTGATGGCTCGACAATATATACTAATACTAAACCGTGTTCAATATGTTCTAAAATGATTATAAATGCAGGAATAAGAGAGATTGTTTACCAGGAGTATTACGATGATCAATTGGCCGACGATTTACTTAAAGAAACATCGATTATTGTGAGACAATACGAAAAAATGAGGTAA
- a CDS encoding rhodanese-like domain-containing protein, with product MMFKKLLTLLMVLAVAMMFGCAGAQKQEVAKPEAKPETKSETKQEVKQEQKGGEVPAGKTVEQIIKEAKFEIVNYDYVKAKLGDQLRKFNQLVIIDARPERMYQTAHIPSAINIPDTHIDKFFPQLEQFKVAKDTEIITYCGGVNCIKSYNVAKFLRDKGYTNVKIYLAGDPEYSTKSFMEISTPYAEKLHKEGVLFIDARPELVYKKGTIPGAINIPDTKFSVNQEPYMKLLPQDKNTKMVVFCGGYACVKSHIVAEILYNKGYKNVVVYAAGEPEWKEKGLPIVIPGQEAQPAKKDEAKPADGAGAIKAGKDEGTVDKEFFKTLIDSRPDNIVIIDVRNPNEFQNGHVKGAINIPVDDLYKKGCDSVISRLPKDKNIIFMCASGARAGEMWFGLKDDCKYNMKGIYFLDAKVDYSSGQCVIK from the coding sequence ATGATGTTTAAAAAGTTGCTAACTTTATTGATGGTGCTGGCAGTTGCAATGATGTTTGGATGTGCTGGTGCTCAAAAACAAGAGGTGGCCAAACCTGAAGCAAAACCTGAGACAAAATCTGAGACAAAGCAGGAAGTAAAACAGGAACAAAAAGGTGGCGAGGTCCCTGCTGGTAAAACAGTGGAACAGATTATTAAAGAAGCAAAATTTGAAATTGTAAACTATGATTATGTAAAAGCAAAGCTAGGTGATCAACTTAGAAAATTCAATCAACTGGTGATTATAGACGCAAGACCAGAGAGGATGTATCAGACTGCTCATATTCCAAGTGCGATAAATATACCAGATACTCATATCGATAAGTTTTTTCCACAGTTGGAGCAGTTTAAAGTTGCAAAAGATACCGAAATAATTACTTATTGTGGTGGTGTTAATTGTATAAAAAGCTATAATGTTGCAAAGTTTTTAAGGGATAAGGGGTATACTAATGTAAAGATCTATCTTGCTGGTGATCCTGAATACTCCACAAAATCGTTCATGGAGATCAGTACTCCATATGCAGAAAAACTCCATAAAGAAGGGGTGTTGTTCATCGATGCAAGACCAGAATTGGTTTATAAAAAGGGTACAATTCCAGGTGCTATAAACATACCAGATACAAAATTCTCTGTGAATCAGGAGCCTTACATGAAACTATTACCACAGGATAAAAACACCAAAATGGTTGTCTTCTGTGGTGGATATGCATGTGTGAAATCTCACATTGTAGCAGAAATCCTTTATAACAAAGGATATAAAAATGTTGTGGTATATGCAGCTGGTGAACCAGAATGGAAGGAGAAAGGATTACCAATAGTTATTCCTGGTCAGGAAGCTCAGCCAGCTAAAAAAGATGAAGCCAAACCAGCTGATGGTGCAGGAGCTATAAAAGCTGGAAAAGATGAGGGTACCGTAGATAAAGAGTTTTTTAAAACGCTTATAGATTCAAGACCTGATAATATAGTGATAATAGACGTTAGGAATCCAAATGAATTTCAGAATGGACATGTTAAAGGTGCTATAAATATCCCTGTGGATGATCTGTATAAGAAAGGGTGCGATTCAGTTATTTCAAGGCTTCCAAAGGATAAGAATATTATCTTTATGTGTGCTTCTGGAGCAAGGGCTGGTGAAATGTGGTTTGGTCTTAAAGATGATTGTAAATACAATATGAAAGGCATCTACTTCCTTGATGCAAAAGTGGATTATTCCTCAGGTCAGTGTGTAATTAAGTAA
- the rsxA gene encoding electron transport complex subunit RsxA, whose translation MEYILLFISASIVNNFVLARFLGICPFIGVSKKLDTSIGMSFAVIFVMGVSGIVTWIIQYAVLNPLDLGYLQTIIFILVIASLVQFVEMVIEKTSPALYSSLGIFLPLITTNCAVLGAAILNIQNNYSFLQMLIFTIGSAVGFSIALVIFSGIRERIELSDIPFYFRGLPITLITAGILSLAFMGFSGLVK comes from the coding sequence ATGGAATATATACTCCTTTTTATATCTGCAAGTATAGTAAATAATTTTGTATTAGCGAGGTTTTTGGGGATATGCCCATTCATCGGGGTGTCAAAAAAGCTGGATACATCCATAGGGATGTCCTTTGCTGTTATATTTGTGATGGGTGTATCTGGTATTGTTACTTGGATTATACAGTATGCAGTGTTAAATCCCCTGGATCTGGGTTATTTGCAGACGATAATATTTATATTGGTGATAGCTTCATTGGTACAATTTGTAGAGATGGTAATAGAAAAAACTTCTCCAGCTCTTTATAGTAGCTTGGGTATATTTCTACCTTTGATTACTACAAATTGTGCAGTCTTAGGCGCAGCAATCTTGAATATCCAAAACAATTATAGTTTCCTTCAGATGTTGATCTTCACTATTGGGTCTGCTGTTGGGTTTTCTATAGCTCTTGTGATCTTTTCAGGTATCAGGGAAAGGATTGAATTGTCTGATATACCATTTTATTTTAGAGGATTACCGATTACGCTTATCACTGCTGGTATTTTATCATTAGCTTTTATGGGATTTAGTGGACTAGTAAAATAG